In one Podarcis muralis chromosome 7, rPodMur119.hap1.1, whole genome shotgun sequence genomic region, the following are encoded:
- the LOC114603486 gene encoding sialic acid-binding Ig-like lectin 5 produces the protein MYPPQDIRITRPGHPDISVQEEKLVVREGDTVSLLCEAQGKPIPSVTWLKNNKPLNNNMQGSKDTLRLSNIKSEDAGMYQCQAENLHGSMRKNISVIVQYAPKLSKKPEKNTACGRKDNDILCNCSLHSKPPPQIHWQLDGKTVAENTSTADLKVSSSVQKNEVTSSLIWTGSPDGDLSIICLGNNSLGVYTMQFHISSLKTASFELIVPLVVGLILMKVLFSFVFFFLAFWYSNWRKAPLTQEGRRKQKE, from the exons ATATCTCCGTGCAGGAAGAAAAGCTGGTGGTCCGAGAAGGGGACACCGTCAGCCTGCTTTGTGAAGCTCAGGGCAAACCTATTCCCTCCGTGACATGGCTCAAGAACAACAAGCCCCTAAACAACAATATGCAGGGCAGTAAAGATACCCTTCGACTGTCCAACATTAAATCAGAGGATGCTGGGATGTATCAGTGTCAGGCAGAGAATCTACATGGCTCAATGAGGAAGAATATTTCAGTGATTGTGCAAT ATGCCCCCAAGCTCAGCAAAAAACCTGAGAAAAACACTGCCTGTGGGCGTAAGGACAATGACATCCTCTGCAACTGTTCCCTGCACTCCAAGCCTCCACCTCAAATCCATTGGCAACTGGACGGGAAGACTGTAGCTGAGAACACCAGCACAGCAGACCTGAAAGTCTCTTCCTCAGTCCAGAAGAATGAGGTCACCAGCTCCCTAATTTGGACAGGTAGCCCAGATGGCGACCTCAGCATCATCTGCCTTGGGAACAATTCTCTGGGAGTCTACACCATGCAATTCCACATTAGTTCCTTGAAAACAG CTTCTTTTGAGTTGATTGTTCCCTTGGTGGTAGGCCTCATCCTGATGAA GGTCTTGTTTTCTTTCGTGTTCTTTTTCTTGGCCTTTTGGTATTCGAACTGGAGGAAGGCTCCATTGACCCAAGAGGGCAGAAGGAAGCAAAAAGAATGA